The proteins below come from a single Aegilops tauschii subsp. strangulata cultivar AL8/78 chromosome 6, Aet v6.0, whole genome shotgun sequence genomic window:
- the LOC109755101 gene encoding F-box protein At5g03970, whose amino-acid sequence MEMDATLVLMGSFRPHSRVSLFSGLFFDSTALLPISCHHPHSPAAPPLEDDNLLSEILLRLPSEPSSLSRASLVCKRWFGLVSDPGFSRRFRLHHRRNPPLLAFFDKFHGIYSAMEPPNRVPEGRFSLQLDDGEGARFLLIGCHQGLVLSRHRLLNQLLVWDPVTGDQHRFARPLGFETLGPSVHGAVLRAAGDVHHFQVVLVRTEISEQHSRAIASVYSSETGIWGNLMSTPLPPKASNSLLLFPPRINTVFPGVQVGDSLYWLLSGITAGILEFDLGRQSLSVIHVPVDIYARGSSHFTVMRADDGGLGFFFLSRFTTQLWKRKIDSDGVASWVMGRTFEIDKLFSLNSLKWGGVLTIRGFAEDNNVVFLSTATSLFMLQLESLQLKKLFDTTIVGFYHPFESVYAAGTGIGGGHGGPELLHNT is encoded by the exons GGTAGTTTTAGGCCTCACTCTCGCGTGAGCCTCTTCAGTGGGCTATTCTTCGACTCCACCGCTCTCCTCCCCATCAGCTGCCACCACCCCCACTCGCCGGCGGCGCCGCCGCTGGAGGACGACAACCTCCTCTCCGAGATCCTCCTCCGCCTCCCCTCGGAGCCCTCCTCCCTCTCGCGCGCCTCCCTCGTCTGCAAGCGCTGGTTCGGCCTCGTCTCCGACCCCGGCTTCTCCCGCCGCTTTCGCCTCCACCACCGCCGCAACCCTCCCCTCCTTGCGTTCTTCGACAAGTTTCACGGCATCTACTCTGCAATGGAGCCCCCCAATCGTGTCCCGGAGGGCCGCTTCTCCTTGCAGCTCGACGACGGCGAGGGCGCCCGTTTTCTGCTCATCGGGTGCCaccaaggcctcgtactcagccgccaTAGATTGCTGAACCAGCTCCTGGTCTGGGATCCCGTCACCGGGGATCAGCACAGGTTTGCCCGTCCCCTGGGCTTCGAGACGTTGGGACCTTCTGTCCACGGGGCGGTGCTTCGGGCTGCCGGAGACGTCCACCACTTCCAGGTGGTCTTGGTACGCACAGAAATAAGCGAACAACATTCACGAGCGATCGCCAGCGTGTACTCATCGGAGACCGGCATATGGGGTAATCTCATGTCAACACCGCTTCCACCCAAGGCTTCGAATTCTCTTTTGCTATTCCCCCCTAGGATCAATACGGTATTTCCTGGTGTCCAAGTTGGGGATTCGCTTTACTGGTTGCTTTCTGGCATTACGGCTGGCATCCTCGAGTTTGATTTGGGTAGGCAGAGCTTAAGTGTGATACATGTGCCAGTGGACATCTATGCTAGGGGCAGTTCCCACTTCACCGTTATGCGAGCAGATGATGGGGGGCTTGGTTTCTTTTTTCTGTCAAGATTCACCACACAGTTATGGAAGAGGAAGATTGATTCTGATGGTGTTGCTTCATGGGTGATGGGAAGAACTTTCGAAATTGACAAGCTATTTTCCCTTAATTCACTGAAGTGGGGAGGGGTCCTTACGATACGAGGGTTTGCTGAGGACAATAATGTGGTGTTCCTGTCAACAGCTACCAGCCTATTCATGCTACAGCTTGAGTCATTGCAGTTGAAGAAACTTTTCGATACTACAATCGTGGGCTTCTATCATCCATTCGAAAGTGTCTATGCTGCAG GCACAGGCATTGGTGGTGGACATGGTGGACCTGAACTTTTGCACAACACATAA